The following coding sequences lie in one Mercenaria mercenaria strain notata chromosome 5, MADL_Memer_1, whole genome shotgun sequence genomic window:
- the LOC128557271 gene encoding uncharacterized protein K02A2.6-like codes for MQESSSINFVRKTTHKKEESRKRDIKCKGGSRKSTENKPDVAHKSCQNCGQFHGDKQCKAKGVQCRNCKKWNHYARVCRSKRVNEVRADDSSEDIYIDTCTHEPSAQTKYVEFHVVDTQSPPLFGFQTSIDFGLVKLAHAVTSNYVSSPLNKTAVLNEYSQVFKGIGSIPGQCSIYLKHVVHPPRRIPVALRDKCKKELDKMEKLGVITKVSEPTEWVYSMVTVQKKSGDLRIVLDPGDLNRNIQRPYHPTKTLDDILPQLNGATFFTKLDARSGYWAMHLTEKSSMLTTFNTIFGRYRYLRLPMGISSAMDLFQKKIDEIFEGLPGVAAIVDDILVYGKTREEHDANLRAVLQRSLEQGIRLNPDKLEVGQSQISYFGHVISKQGLSPDPDKVSAIREMPIPENRSQLETVLGMSQYLARYAPRLSEVTLPLRELLAKDVEFLWGESQQQAYDQMIDIITQAPVLAFYDPAKPLELQTDASRSGLGATLLQEGRPIGYASKSLTPSQMNYAMIELECLGLVFGLKKFHQWVYGKKVKVVTDHLPLIAICKKPLFAAPVRLQRLLLNISQYDIDVTYRQGTQIPLPDTLSRFPVKDTDPSLTETVEVQVNMVKEAYRDELTVMDGVIMKGHKIVIPKSLRADLLSKLHSSSHMGIEKTISRASDIVFWPRITQEIKDLVLKCPVCLQHRDSNQKEPLVYTQVPEYPWQVVGTDLFEFNGKDFLIVADHYSHYFEVKELPNCRSSTVISRLKGIFARLAYQKL; via the exons ATGCAAGAATCGTCTTCTATTAACTTTGTACGGAAAACTACTCACAAAAAAGAGGAATCGAGAAAACGAGATATAAAGTGCAAAGGCGGGTCGCGGAAATCAACGGAAAACAAGCCCGATGTCGCGCACAAATCGTGCCAAAACTGTGGTCAATTCCATGGGGACAAACAGTGTAAGGCGAAGGGAGTGCAATGCCGAAACTGTAAAAAATGGAATCACTACGCGAGGGTGTGCAGGAGTAAACGTGTCAATGAAGTGAGGGCTGATGATTCATCTGAGGATATTTACATTGATACA TGTACCCATGAACCTTCTGCACAGACCAAGTATGTAGAATTTCATGTAGTAGACACCCAGTCACCACCCTTGTTTGGTTTTCAGACTTCCATAGATTTTGGCCTAGTTAAACTCGCACATGCTGTCACTTCCAATTATGTATCCTCCCCGCTTAACAAAACAGCAGTGCTGAATGAATATTCCCAGGTTTTTAAGGGCATTGGCTCTATTCCAGGGCAATGTTCTATTTATCTGAAACATGTGGTTCATCCTCCACGTAGGATTCCTGTCGCATTACGAGATAAATGCAAGAAGGAGCTAGATAAGATGGAGAAATTGGGGGTCATTACAAAAGTAAGTGAGCCTACTGAGTGGGTCTATTCAATGGTGACAGTACAGAAAAAATCAGGTGACTTGCGAATAGTACTTGATCCGGGTGACTTGAACAGAAACATTCAACGTCCTTATCATCCGACGAAAACACTGGATGACATACTTCCCCAGCTAAACGGCgctacattttttacaaaattagacGCTAGGTCAGGTTACTGGGCCATGCATTTGACAGAGAAGTCTTCCATGTTGACTACATTCAATACCATATTTGGGAGGTACAGGTATCTGAGGCTTCCAATGGGTATTTCGTCTGCCATGGATCTGTTCCAAAAGAAAATAGACGAAATATTTGAGGGTCTCCCAGGGGTAGCTGcaatagtagacgatattttagTATATGGCAAAACAAGGGAGGAGCATGATGCGAATTTGAGAGCAGTGCTCCAAAGGTCACTAGAACAAGGTATACGCCTTAATCCAGATAAGCTGGAGGTTGGGCAGTCCCAGATTAGTTATTTCGGTCATGTGATATCTAAACAAGGTCTTAGCCCAGATCCAGACAAGGTGTCTGCAATTCGAGAAATGCCTATCCCGGAAAATAGGTCACAACTCGAAACGGTACTTGGCATGAGTCAGTATCTCGCTAGATATGCACCTAGGCTATCTGAGGTCACTTTGCCCTTACGAGAATTATTGGCGAAAGATGTAGAATTTCTCTGGGGTGAATCACAGCAGCAAGCTTATGATCAGATGATTGATATCATAACGCAAGCTCCTGTCCTTGCTTTCTATGACCCGGCCAAACCCTTAGAGTTGCAAACCGACGCAAGTAGGTCAGGACTTGGGGCCACACTCCTTCAAGAAGGTAGACCTATAGGTTATGCCAGTAAAAGTCTTACGCCAAGCCAAATGAACTATGCTATGATTGAGTTAGAGTGTCTTGGACTGGTATTTGGCTTGAAGAAATTCCACCAGTGGGTGTATGGGAAAAAAGTCAAAGTAGTTACAGACCACTTACCATTGATAGCTATATGTAAGAAACCCTTATTTGCTGCACCTGTTAGGTTACAGCGGCTGCTCTTAAACATTTCACAGTATGATATAGATGTCACTTATAGGCAGGGAACTCAGATTCCTTTACCAGATACTTTGTCTAGATTTCCGGTCAAGGATACAGATCCGTCCCTGACGGAAACTGTAGAAGTCCAGGTTAATATGGTCAAAGAAGCTTACCG GGATGAGCTTACCGTCATGGATGGGGTAATAATGAAGGGTCACAAAATTGTTATTCCTAAATCTCTAAGGGCAGACTTATTGTCAAAACTACATTCTTCAAGTCATATGGGAATAGAGAAAACAATAAGTAGAGCAAGTGATATTGTTTTCTGGCCTAGAATCACCCAGGAAATTAAAGATCTCGTTCTGAAATGTCCTGTATGTTTGCAACACAGAGACTCAAACCAGAAAGAACCGCTTGTCTACACCCAAGTTCCAGAATACCCATGGCAGGTAGTTGGCACAGACCTATTTGAGTTCAATGGCAAAGACTTTTTGATAGTCGCTGACCATTATTCAcattactttgaggtcaaagagcTGCCTAACTGTAGAAGTTCGACAGTAATAAGTAGGCTCAAGGGCATATTTGCTAGATTGGCATACCAGAAATTGTAG
- the LOC128556925 gene encoding NF-kappa-B inhibitor epsilon-like gives MKACLEDHLCDHFDSDETKDGISDNGVVTMCSDNLDKKIDPVKIYTRDRDGDTLLHIAVILMASKCIKLFISKAPICKWLSLKNMLFQTPLHLAAITNQPEVTKELVAAGAEVELRDREGNTALHIACREGFQRIVECLLEPVQATRCNDNSPRNQKIPQDFSIRNYEGVTVLHLAAANRHYGIIDVLINKEIDVNMKEGKTGRTVLHNACLSGDITLVKVLLQQRFCNLNARAYDGSTPFDLARARGHDMVCMTLAAAGARYGDDDSDSEE, from the coding sequence ATGAAGGCATGTCTAGAAGATCACTTGTGCGACCACTTTGATTCTGATGAGACAAAGGACGGAATATCAGACAATGGAGTTGTCACTATGTGTTCTGACAACCTGGATAAAAAAATTGACCCTGTCAAGATCTACACTAGAGACAGGGATGGTGATACATTGTTACATATTGCAGTAATTCTAATGGCATCAAAGTGCATAAAGTTGTTTATATCGAAAGCACCAATTTGTAAATGGCTGTCtttaaaaaacatgttatttcAAACACCTCTTCACTTGGCAGCCATAACTAATCAACCGGAAGTCACGAAAGAGTTGGTCGCTGCTGGTGCGGAAGTAGAATTACGTGACAGAGAGGGAAACACAGCTTTACATATTGCTTGCCGTGAAGGATTTCAGAGAATTGTAGAATGCCTACTTGAGCCAGTACAAGCAACGAGATGTAATGACAACAGTCCCCGTAATCAAAAAATCCCCCAGGACTTCTCAATACGCAACTATGAAGGCGTAACAGTTCTTCATCTAGCAGCAGCGAACCGGCATTATGGCATCATCGATGTTTTAATTAACAAGGAAATTGATGTCAATATGAAAGAGGGAAAGACAGGCAGGACTGTACTGCACAATGCTTGTTTAAGCGGTGACATCACTCTTGTCAAAGTATTACTACAACAAAGATTTTGTAATCTTAATGCACGTGCATATGATGGCAGTACGCCTTTCGACCTAGCACGTGCTAGAGGGCACGACATGGTGTGTATGACATTAGCTGCCGCAGGAGCACGATATGGTGATGACGATTCAGACTCGGAGGAATAG